A window of Vicia villosa cultivar HV-30 ecotype Madison, WI unplaced genomic scaffold, Vvil1.0 ctg.000256F_1_1, whole genome shotgun sequence contains these coding sequences:
- the LOC131626073 gene encoding transcription factor SRM1-like, which translates to MGELGGFGEWSKEQDMAFENALANYPEDAVDRWAKIAAVVAGKTSEEVKRHYEVLVEDVSLIESGYVALPGYDSPPEAERSTKRARGKGVVKKGASGSKPEPERRKGIPWTEEEHRLFLIGLEKYGDGDWRSISRRCVVTRTPTQVASHAQKYKIRLKSMNERKDKRRRSSIHDITLEKSVDIPGPQVPITGQSSDPAASSAGESATQVPPGPATEMIAAPAPAPAPAGMNAAAPPAEMNAAAAPAGIRTLDIPPAPPAGIRTVDKLPAPPAKVCAAPGIWQPVGGPVVSADGTPVNQTASGHTAYGHMPVSGTAIQEAPMNFSSLKYLMKHTSTRS; encoded by the exons ATGGGTGAACTGGGTGGTTTCGGTGAGTGGAGCAAAGAGCAAGATATGGCATTTGAAAATGCGTTGGCGAATTATCCTGAGGACGCTGTGGATCGATGGGCGAAAATTGCGGCGGTTGTAGCTGGGAAAACTTCGGAAGAGGTTAAGCGTCACTATGAGGTTTTGGTTGAGGATGTCAGCCTCATTGAATCTGGTTATGTGGCTTTACCGGGTTATGATTCTCCTCCGGAGGCGGAGAGATCAACAAAGCGTGCTCGTGGAAAAGGAGTTGTCAAGAAGGGAGCTAGTGGGTCAAAACCTGAGCCAGAACGGCGAAAGGGTATTCCTTGGACCGAAGAGGAACACAG GTTATTTCTTATAGGCTTGGAGAAGTATGGAGATGGTGACTGGCGGAGCATATCAAGGAGATGTGTGGTGACAAGAACACCTACACAAGTTGCTAGCCATGCTCAGAAATACAAAATTCGTCTGAAATCAATGAATGAGAGGAAAGACAAAAGAAGGCGATCCAGCATACATGATATCACCCTTGAGAAAAGTGTAGACATTCCAGGACCTCAAGTACCAATTACTGGTCAATCCAGCGATCCTGCAGCAAGTTCGGCCGGAGAATCAGCCACACAAGTTCCTCCAGGCCCAGCTACTGAAATGATTGCTGCACCTGCACCTGCACCTGCACCTGCTGGAATGAATGCTGCAGCCCCACCTGCTGAAATGAATGCTGCAGCCGCACCTGCCGGAATCAGAACTTTAGATATTCCTCCGGCCCCACCTGCCGGAATCAGAACTGTTGATAAACTTCCTGCCCCACCTGCCAAAGTTTGTGCTGCTCCTGGGATCTGGCAACCTGTAGGAGGACCGGTTGTATCTGCAGATGGCACTCCAGTGAATCAAACTGCTTCTGGTCACACGGCATATGGTCATATGCCGGTTTCTGGGACAGCTATTCAAGAGGCACCAATGAACTTTAGTTCTCTGAAATATCTCATGAAACATACATCTACTCGCTCGTGA